GAATCAATTGtgtaattaaatgcaatctacgAGTGACATTAgtgaaatattttcaattttctttatgaATTAGAATGATGACCAAAATTGACTAGGAGATAACgtgtattaatttaatcctgTTCATGCATGAGCTGAACTTCATGGTTTCCTAAATTACTTCATGAATTCTAATGCATCTAAtgtattaaatattaaattcaaaaacatGAATATAACCTAAAATATGCAGCATGCATGAATATTTGATAAAAACGTAAAATCTAATGAAAGTGCAAACTGTTTGATGGAACAGCAACATGGGCGAATAACCTCAGGAATTTCAAGAATTATTATTATGCATTAATGCTCATGAAATTTCTACAATACCATTTAAGAATCATCAATATCTATAAAAAGATGCaataattactaaattttgATATTATAATGCAGAGGTAATATTCTTAACTAATTCTAGATGCAAATTACAATATGCCATGCATGAATATTAAAATTGAGCAGATCTTTCGGCTCAAAGTTCCGATGGCTCAATTTATTTCATGTTTAATGCAAGGTATAAAcaaaagggaataaaaataaaataaggttCAACAACTATAGGTTTGACAATCAAATCATTGCATAACATCAAATCTAACCAATTATTCATGCAATTACTAGTCTTACCTTAATCAGGACTAACCTAGGGACACCAAGGAAGGATTCACAGCTAAGGGATGGCCGTGGAACTTGAGGAGCCGCCGGTGAGCAAAGATGTCCGCTGGTGAGGGAATTGGAGAAGAGTTGGTATAGTTAGCAGAggtgttagctgggttcactcctatgtggaggaggcCCAATGaattgcaagcccaaaaaagggcttgagccaatatgataagttatatgatGAAATATgatttctcactatctatataaagaggtagccgCAAAAATGGAAAcggtaacaagagaaaaagaaaagcaaaaaatctGGGGTTTGtggcaatatctgatttacatcaagctggcgtcggaggtcgatccgtggtccgattgagctgaaattttgtcatcaTGTTCATGGCGCAATCTTATCGAATctaaacggtttgattttcgtttgaagctccatacatcaggtttttcgtggattgatcaaaacctacgtttttggtcagatttatcctcgagctcttgtgaaattcatgtgtattgccaagaattatgttcttgaggtgtttgctgctatgtacctctagtatttgctagagaagaacaattttattgatagtgaagattttcgggtgGATTCCGATCCcatggttttttatctcctcacattgaggaggttttccacgtaaaaaaaaaaaatcgtcgtGTGTTCgcatgcttggtatttattttactctactatatctattcctattaggtttacacaagaggggagattattttattccgctgcgttgattcgatattgttcgaataaatactgttctcccatcagagtggtatcagagcatcaggttattgcttgatttttctgccttgtgttaaacaatggaaacgaatatgagtagaatggttacactaaatagttcaaattatcatatttggaaagggaagatggaagatcttttatatgtgaaagatttttatttgcctgtaTTTACTGAGGAGAAACCGGAGAATAAAACTGATgttgaatggtctatatttcatcgtcaaatgtgtggttatatcaggcagtgggtagatgataatgttttgaatcatattattgaggaaacacatgcacgcagtttatgggataagctcgaacagttatatgctcAAAAGACTGAGAATAATAAGTTGTTTTTgataaaacagatgatggctctaagatatcatgatggtactcgtttgactgatcatttaaattcttttcaaggaattataaatcagttaGTTGCGATAGGAATCacatttgatgatgagatacaagcactatggttgcttggtactttgtcggactcatgggagacgttctgaacatctttgtctaattctaccCTAGATGGtacaattaccatggatttggccaagagtagtattttgaatgaagagatgagaatgAAGACACGGGGATCGTCCTCTTCACATttgatgccttggttgttgagaaaagggggagaagtgagtctcgaggtccgagaaatagagataaaagtcgagacaaaagcaaaggcaagttggatgatgaggggtattgcagCACCTTCAATAATAgtcaatggaagctcaccaaaggtctcttgttgtggctagaggtgaaaaatattcttcgttaTACATTATGTAGGCAAAGTTGTCcatagacaaaattaatgcagtagataGCGAAGATGTAGTTGAATTATGGTATAAAAAGCTCAGTCACAtcagtgagaagggtttgtcaatattggctaAGAAGAAGCTCCTTCtaggattgaaaagttcagcGCTAAAATAGTGTACTCACTGTTTAGCAGGAAAACAGAacagagttgcatttaaaagctccattccttcaagaaagtcaggtatattggatttagtgcattctgatgtttgcggtcctatgaaaacaaaatcacttggtggctctctttattttgttaccttcatagatgatttttcaaggaaaatttggatttataccttgaaaactaaaaatcaagtgttagatgcttttaagcaattttagGCTTCAGTTAAGAGACagactggaaagaaattgaaatgcatcagaactgataacaggggagagtatattggaccttttgatgaatactgcagacaacaaggtattcgacatcaaaagacaccttcCAAGATacctcagttaaatggcttagctgagagaatgaacagaacattGGTTGAAAtggtaagatgcttactttcacagtcaaagctacctggatctttttggggtgaggctttaagtacagttgtacatgtattaaatcttactccatacgttcctttagagtttgatgttcctaatagagtttggacaggcaaagatatttcttatgattatttgcgtgtctttgggtgcaaagcatttgtgcatatttccaaagatgagaggtctaaacttgatgtgaaaacacgacagtgcatatttattggttatggacaagatatgcttggctacaaattttatgatccgcttgaaaagaaaattgtaagaagcagagacgTTGTGTTTATGAAAGATCAAACAATATAGGATATTGAGAAATCAAAGATGATTTCAGCATCACAGGTTAGTGATAATCTGGTTGATTTAGAtccagttcctcttacaaatattcctacacaggttgatgaagagcaacaggaagtcaatgttccaaataacgcacatgttcctgaacatgttgaaacatataataatattcCAGAACCAtaggctcaattagatgttccactggatGTTCCAGTTTGGAGATCCGTTAAAGACCGACGACCTTCCACCAAGaattctgaagatgagtatgtattattgactgatgcaAGTGAACTAGAGTGCTATGCAGAAGCAATAGAAGAagagtacaaaagcaattggtttgatgctatgcgagatgagatgcagtcactttatgataatcatacttttgagttggtgaagttacctaaaggtaaaagagctttgaagaacaagtgggtatataggttgaaataagatgaacatactttacaaccacggtacaaagctagattggttattaagggattcggtcagagaaagggtattggttttgatgatatattttttgcagtagtgaaaatgtcttctatccgtgtggtactaggcttggcagctagcctagatttggaaattgagcaaatggatgttaaaacagccttcctacatggtgacttggaggaagagatatacatggaacaacctgagggtttcaaagtgaaagggaaagaggattatgtgtgcaaattgaaaaaaagtatctatggcctaaaacaagcaccggTGCAGTGGTATAAGAAATTTGCGTCAGTTATGATAGAACAaggctataagaagacttcctcgGATTACTGTGTGTTTgtcaaaaaaaattctaatgatgactttattattctcttgctttatgttgatgatatgctgattgttggaaagaatgcttcaagaattgagttattaaagaagcagttgagcaagtcttttgccatgaaagacttgggctcggcgAAGCAAATTCTTGGCATTAGCATTACCCGAGACAGAGATgttaagaagttatttttgtcgcaagagaaatatatcgagaagatccttcagaaattttacatggacaaggctaaagtggttagtactcctcttgctgcccactttaagttaaatatgatgcaaagtcctacaattgataaagaaaagaaagatatggaaagtgttccatatgcttcagctgtaggaagcttaatgtatgcgatggtatGTACACGCCCAGACTTGGCGCACGCAATTGGCGTTGTTAGTCACTATTTATCAAATCCAAGCAGAGAGCACTAGAAtgcagtgaagtggattatgaggtatcttcggggaacttcaaatttgaaactcaaatTCGGGACCGGGAAAattgagttagttggatacataGATTCCGACTTGGtaggagatattgatactcgtaaatctacttctggttatttgatttcttttgcgggtGGAGCTGTatcatggaagtcaagattgtagaagtgtgttgcactttctacaaccaaagctgaatttattgcagcaactgaagctagtaaagatatgctatggatgaagaagttcttagaagaacttgggttcaagcaaaagaggtatgtgctattttgtaaTAATCAAAccgcaattcatcttggtaagaattcatcttttcaatctagatcgaaacatattgatgttaaaTATCATTGAATAAGAGATATTCTAGATGAAAAGTtattggaacttgagaaaattcatacggatcATAATAGCTCTGATATGATGAcgaagcttgaacattgccgATTGATAGTAGGGATGttgaatccctccacattgtcaTGAtggggagatttgttagctgagttcactcctatgtggaggaggcTCAATGaattgcaagcccaaaaaagggcttgagccaatatgataagttatatgaggaaatatgatttctcactatctatataaagaggtaaccacaaaaaaaaggaaacaagaataagagaaaaagaaagcagaaaatcggggtttggggcaatatctgatttacatcaaattGGTGTCAGAGGTCGATTTGTGGTctgattgagctgaaattttgtcagcatgttcgtgtcGCAATTTTATtgaatctgaacggtttgattttcgtttgaagctccctacattaggtttttcgtggattgatcaaaacctgcatttttgttcagatttatccttgatctcttgtgaagttcatgtgtattgctaagaattatgttcttgaggtgtttgctgctatatacctctagtatttgctaaagaataacaattttattgatagtgaagattttcgggtggactctggtcccgtggttttttatctcctcatatcgaggaggttttccacgtaaaaaaatcgtcttgtgttcgtgtgcttgatatttattttactctactatatggattcctattaggtttataCAAGATgtgagattattttatttcgctgtgttgattcgatattgttcgaattattaccgttctcccatcaaGAGGCTTCGGGAACAACAGAGGGGACTCGTAAGGATTGAGGAACTACTGGGAGAGGGTAGAAGTTGCCAGTGCTCAAAGGATTGCCAGCAATGCAAAACGaagcaggaggaggagagagagagagagagagagtagaaaatTTCAGAGTTTCTCTAGCTCTGAATGGGTGCGTGTTCTCATAATGGTTGATGGATGATCTATCTATAGGCTCTAGAGGTTAGCTTAAATTAGAATCAGAgaaataataatagaaatttaAAGGAATTATGATAATTATATCTAGTGTGCACAATATTGGATCAATGGTCGAGATGAAAATGAATGTATGATGGACGATGAGTTTTAGATATGGTGGGCAATCGAATCAGGAAGATAGgattgcaatttaattcaacGATGTGTGCAGATGGGGAGAGTTAAGCAATCCAAAACCACTGTTGGATAATTGACAATTAAGCAATCAAATCTTATCAATAATGTGCAACACATTAGAGGGAAATCCCCCTTTATGGCCGGCCACTTAAGGGCTTTGATTGTGCGTGCGACGGTTGGTAATAACACCCACAGCGAGGTCATGTGATTAGCATGTGAGAAGTTATAAGTGCAACGCATGATTAGAGGTATGCGCACGGCACATGACCTCGTATGCTAGGCACCTATTCTAGTGTGTGATGGTTCATGGAGATGTAGAGGAATAGCTGTATGAATGGCACATGATCTTGGCACGAGTTTGGCGCTTGGTCGAGTCATGTTCAAGGCGTGTGAGCATTAGTCATGCGAGATGCGCATAGGCCATAAATAAGGAGATGTGGCTGTGAATTTCAGGGGTCGTGAGTGCCCAGGATTTTGTCATGCGGTGAGATGCACTTAGTTGTTAAGTCTAGACCTTTTCTGTCTCTCACAATCCCGAAACCATTTGGGTTACTGTCCGAGACCCTAGGATTCCCATATTTTTGGAAAGCGTATTCTCAAATTCATTGAGCTGACTTTCTTATTCATAGGGCCtaaatattgaatttttcatgatattaagcACAAAACTTAATGAGAAGCGGAACTTAGCTCACAAGCTTAAGAGACAAAAGCCATGAGCTTATAATGGCCTAAGAGCTACTCTTGATCATTTCTTAAAGTAAGATAAGTTGTATATTTCTTTcttcagtaatttttttttttttcattttccacgcACCCACAcacttattattattactactacTACTAGTAGACGATGATGGAGTGATGGGACAATGGATTCTTacctttttggatatttttcttttcttttctaaacaCCCTTACAAAATTGTGTGatcaattaattttctaaatttaccAATAGCATTATATTCGTAAGGAAgtgttttttcttcctcccttttataagatttctaaattttatgcaaatgtaaatgaaaatcacgtttttattctattttgccaaaaaaaaatggaacctattttatttcttttgcataCGGATAGTCATTTTTATTATACGAATTTTACTCATAAATGACAATTGAAATTGAATACGAATGAGTCACGTGCAAATGCAATTATGCACGTGCACCGCCGCTCTAACGTTATCCTCATCAGCAGACTTGGATTACAGCAGATATGGATatgctgctctctctctctctctctctctcgccttgGAGCTCTCTTCGTCCCTGCCCTGTCTAAGCTGTCCCGGACATCATCGTTTGAGATTCTATGGGGCAGAACTAAGAACCCAAACGGTGAGTCGAGCTCTTCCTACTCTTCCATACTTTCGGTTCCTGTTCTGGTCTAGTGCCTCTGttttatcatcttcttcatcggGCTACGTTTGCCAAGCGTTTCACCTGGTATGCAAATTTCAATGTGGAATTCATGGGAATGCGTGTCTGCTTCGTATTGCTATATCGAATAGGTGATCTTAAGACAGTTTGTTTTCAGTAGGCAGTCGCAGTTGGAAGAATGTCTCGTGAATGATGCTGATGGCTGCCTCGTTCTGTGATGTCAACCTGGGCTGTGGTCTTCGCAAGCTCCATGACTTCCACTCAATCCGGAATGGGAAGACAAGGTGCCATTTCCTCTTCATTTTGGCTATACACCCCGTGTGGCTGTTGAATTATACTTTTGAAGAAAGTCAATGTGTTTTGCTTCCCATGGGACGTAGAACTATTTAATGTTGTCTATGGATTATCATGTGAGGAATTGGACATCCCTTAGTTTTTGGATGTGAGTGACGGTCTGATGACCAACCATCCTCATCATAAAGGAAACAATTTGGTGCTAACCTTATCCGGAAGGATGTTAGATGCTAATCCTTTGGCCGATCCAAGTGTTGTTATCATGTATAAGTGTAATCCTCCATGACCCGTCAGAGGTAGAGTACTATATACTCTCATATTTAAGTATTATCTCTATTGCAGGAGGGTAGTACTTTCACAGGGGGAAATAGAGTGGCCTTCCATGACTGGAATCTTCCATATTGATTATATGAAAGGACAAAAGCAATCAAATCAGAAGCTTCATTTTTACTGTTTGAATGAACTAATAATGTATCAATGAGTTTTGATCTATATCCACATTGACCAAGAAACTTCCATGGCGAATAGACATTGACCATTCTATATTTGAGTAAAGCTTATGTGATCTACAACTTACTAAATAAATGTTTCTTTGATATGTTGAAAAACTGTGCTCCTCTGTTGTGATTGCGTTGTTCTTTCACTTGGTTACTTCACTACAGCGGGTTCTACATCCACTGCTGTAAAGATAAGAGATACTTGCCCTGCATTATCAGTTATATCTTCGCATCCTTTCATACGTGTCTGTTGGGGAGCAAGGATGTTCTGATTCCACCTGATATGTGCGGAAAAAAAAGGTGGAAGAGCAGATACTAGTCAATTTCATGATGTCACATATGCTCTTTCTGTAGGTCTCATGCACATGCCCAAAATCTATGTTCCTATTCTAAGCAGCATATATATCTCAAAAGACTAGACATTAAGCAAGTGGAAGTCAAGCGAAGATTTAAGCTTCACCAAGTTTCTTCTGGGAAGAATGCTCATAGTTctgaattggcaaaagaagATGATATTTCCATGGCAACATTGATATGGAGGGCAATCAAGTTGCCAATTTACTCTGTTGCTCTTGTTCCTCTTACGGTGAGCTTTTCTATACTCCAGAGATGGATTTTTCTATGCTTCATCGATGATTATTTGACACAGAAGCCTCTATTTTGTAGTATTCACAGTCTAGCACAAGCTTGACAAACTTTGTCAGACACACGTAGAATGAGAACTTTCAATAAATGCTGAATTtagccaattttcttttgcatcGGTGCGTCGGAAGTACAGCCTAGAATAATGAGAAGTCGATGGAAGGATGCAGGAAGATGAGGGAACATAAAAGGAGTACAAGTTTTGGTGTATGGTTGCTTCTGTCTGTGGAGATATATATTCTAAATTCTGATGTggatttcaaaaaagaaatcgaGTATATTGCTACACAACCACAAATAATAACCTTCAGAGGGGTCCTTTTCTTACTAACGCTTGTAACCTACAGAGATCTATAAGTTCAGTTAATTCAGTCTTTTGCAGGTCTGTCATAAAAGTAATTTACCAGAAATACTGGGCTTGAGAGTGTCCTTAGGGTTAatggaacaaaaaattttaatggTGTAACATAATTCTGGCTTAATAAATATGACAGTAATTTTATATGGcctcccctccctctcttcccctGGCTTCTAATATTCCTGTGACATTCTCTGTCCTTGGCTATTTTAGATGAAGTGTGAAGCCCACAACCTTTTGGCagccttttcaattttatccagCATGACattgttttacttttttacctcttttgaattttctattgcTGGATTATATCTTTTGAAACAGATTGGTAGTGCATCAGCCTATCTGCAGTCAAGCACTTTCCCTGCAACGCGTTACTTTGTGCTCTTGGTTTCCTCAATTCTTGTGATCACTTGGCTAAATTTAAGGTTAGTAAAGTGCTCGTTTATCTTGTGTTTAGACTAAGTGGTAAGAAGCAGTTTCACCTTGATTGGATGAAGATATTGCCTGACTCCTCTGATATAGAGTGTTTCTTTTAGTCTGAGAAtatcttattcattttctaaatttcatGTCACGCATGAGGCAGATGCTGATTGTTCATGGTTTTTGTTCTGTGGCATCCATATGTGCTCCCTTCTGTGGGAACTGCATTAGCTGGTCTGACTGTctttgaaatgatattttgtGTGTTAATTGTTTTGTTCCGTGTGTACTCCAGCGCTTTTGGATCCTATTGGCTCATGGTATGTGGTGGTTTATTCATGGACTGATTTTTTCTTGGTCTGGGGGAACTGCGGAGTGATGTCTAATCTAATAATTTGTGCCTGAGTGTCCCTTCCTAGATATATGGCAATCATTTTTTGGGGAGTACATTAACTGCAGTGGTTAAAAACCACCGAGTAGGAACTtcttctggaaaaaaaaaggggaaaaattgcAGAATCTTAAAGCACAAGGGCTACACTCATCATATCATTACAAATTTGTACCACTAGATCCAATTCCATTTCAGGTATTGAAGACCTTACATGTACTTGCGCAGCAATGATGTTTATGATTTCGATACAGGAGCAGATAAAAATAAGAGGGAATCAGTTGTGAACCTGATCGGAAGGTGATCAGTTGACTATTTGCCTCTGCATCCTTTACGTTTCCTATTATCACACATCTAACTGTTGTCAATTGCTTTTCTGTATACATGTTGGCAGCCGAACAGGAACTCTTCTTGCAGCCTATATGTTTCTTGTTCTTGGCTTGATAGGTCTGACATGGGTGTCCCTAGAGGCAGGACATTTACGTGCGATGCTGTTACTGACTTGTGCTATCGTCTGTGGTTATATATATCAGGTAGGTAGTGTGAAGTGTCTTATAAACTTGTACTTTCTTTAGTTGGAGTGCTCAAGCATCTGAGCCGATCTTGTGAGCTTGAAAGTATAAGATTGATGTTCAAAGGGCACAACTTcgtatttaaaaatttgatcacCCCTTGATCCATCTTGGAGACTGTTCTTtcacatttacccaaaattgtCTCATCTGCAGTGTCCACCATTTCGATTAAGCTACCATGGACTTGGAGAGCCCTTGTGCTTCGCAGCATTTGGACCTTTTGCTACTACGGGCTTTTACTGGTTAATGGGCAACAACAGGTAATTATACTTGATTTTCGTCCCAAAATCTGCTGTTCCACTATCATGACAGGTGCCCTTTTATGTTTTTCATTTGACAGTAGCGTGAACTATCTTCCCTTAACTGGAACTGTTCTGTGCGCGTCTCTCCTTGTTGGCTTCACAACCTCTTTAATACTCTTCTGCAGTCATTTTCATCAGGTACTTTCGACTTGATCCACAGTTTCTTGAAATTCTCGGGTTCTCAACTTAAGGCTCACTGTCGGTCATTTTATCTTTTCAGGTGGAAGAAGATACGACAGTTGGGAAAATATCCCCTCTGGTGACTTAGTTGTCCCTTGTAGTATGAGGTTTGGTGAAACAAATTCAAACATTAATGCTGCAATTTCATGTGCAGGTTAGGCTTGGCACAGAGAAAGGTTCATCTGTTGTGAAAGTGGCGATCACAGCACTCTATTCTCTTCTATTAACTTTCGGTCTCAGCAGAGATCTTCCCTCTAGTTGCGTTGTGAGTGTCTTGTTGACTGCATATTTCCTAAATCTCTTAGTATCTCATCCTCAAGGATATGTTGAAATAATCTGTGTT
This genomic stretch from Eucalyptus grandis isolate ANBG69807.140 chromosome 3, ASM1654582v1, whole genome shotgun sequence harbors:
- the LOC120291297 gene encoding 2-carboxy-1,4-naphthoquinone phytyltransferase, chloroplastic-like isoform X2; its protein translation is MMLMAASFCDVNLGCGLRKLHDFHSTRNGKTRSHAHAQNLCSYSKQHIYLKRLDIKQVEVKRRFKLHQVSSGKNAHSSELAKEDDISMATLIWRAIKLPIYSVALVPLTIGSASAYLQSSTFPATRYFVLLVSSILVITWLNLSNDVYDFDTGADKNKRESVVNLIGSRTGTLLAAYMFLVLGLIGLTWVSLEAGHLRAMLLLTCAIVCGYIYQCPPFRLSYHGLGEPLCFAAFGPFATTGFYWLMGNNSSVNYLPLTGTVLCASLLVGFTTSLILFCSHFHQVEEDTTVGKISPLVRLGTEKGSSVVKVAITALYSLLLTFGLSRDLPSSCVILCLLTLPMGNRVVSFVDENHEDKRSIFMAKYYCVRLHALFGASLAAGLVIAKFVSKRYIPRLILA
- the LOC120291297 gene encoding 2-carboxy-1,4-naphthoquinone phytyltransferase, chloroplastic-like isoform X1, translated to MMLMAASFCDVNLGCGLRKLHDFHSIRNGKTRSHAHAQNLCSYSKQHIYLKRLDIKQVEVKRRFKLHQVSSGKNAHSSELAKEDDISMATLIWRAIKLPIYSVALVPLTIGSASAYLQSSTFPATRYFVLLVSSILVITWLNLSNDVYDFDTGADKNKRESVVNLIGSRTGTLLAAYMFLVLGLIGLTWVSLEAGHLRAMLLLTCAIVCGYIYQCPPFRLSYHGLGEPLCFAAFGPFATTGFYWLMGNNSSVNYLPLTGTVLCASLLVGFTTSLILFCSHFHQVEEDTTVGKISPLVRLGTEKGSSVVKVAITALYSLLLTFGLSRDLPSSCVILCLLTLPMGNRVVSFVDENHEDKRSIFMAKYYCVRLHALFGASLAAGLVIAKFVSKRYIPRLILA
- the LOC120291297 gene encoding 2-carboxy-1,4-naphthoquinone phytyltransferase, chloroplastic-like isoform X3 yields the protein MMLMAASFCDVNLGCGLRKLHDFHSIRNGKTRSHAHAQNLCSYSKQHIYLKRLDIKQVEVKRRFKLHQVSSGKNAHSSELAKEDDISMATLIWRAIKLPIYSVALVPLTIGSASAYLQSSTFPATRYFVLLVSSILVITWLNLSNDVYDFDTGADKNKRESVVNLIGSRTGTLLAAYMFLVLGLIGLTWVSLEAGHLRAMLLLTCAIVCGYIYQCPPFRLSYHGLGEPLCFAAFGPFATTGFYWLMGNNSVNYLPLTGTVLCASLLVGFTTSLILFCSHFHQVEEDTTVGKISPLVRLGTEKGSSVVKVAITALYSLLLTFGLSRDLPSSCVILCLLTLPMGNRVVSFVDENHEDKRSIFMAKYYCVRLHALFGASLAAGLVIAKFVSKRYIPRLILA
- the LOC120291297 gene encoding 2-carboxy-1,4-naphthoquinone phytyltransferase, chloroplastic-like isoform X4, which gives rise to MTRQRSHAHAQNLCSYSKQHIYLKRLDIKQVEVKRRFKLHQVSSGKNAHSSELAKEDDISMATLIWRAIKLPIYSVALVPLTIGSASAYLQSSTFPATRYFVLLVSSILVITWLNLSNDVYDFDTGADKNKRESVVNLIGSRTGTLLAAYMFLVLGLIGLTWVSLEAGHLRAMLLLTCAIVCGYIYQCPPFRLSYHGLGEPLCFAAFGPFATTGFYWLMGNNSSVNYLPLTGTVLCASLLVGFTTSLILFCSHFHQVEEDTTVGKISPLVRLGTEKGSSVVKVAITALYSLLLTFGLSRDLPSSCVILCLLTLPMGNRVVSFVDENHEDKRSIFMAKYYCVRLHALFGASLAAGLVIAKFVSKRYIPRLILA